One genomic segment of uncultured Ilyobacter sp. includes these proteins:
- a CDS encoding DUF3553 domain-containing protein, protein MKFVKHIKKQEWGIGEIVETNGYKITIDFINAGVKLLNSKIAVLEEILDEGEITKYKEDRLLCTLNNKRTKKISIKENFPIEDLIQIFLSVYPKGFYDPNYIENERKYKENLINEFKINLSKEKLLQSIENKNYSELSEISKKLISASKNIHSIEKTNFRKAISKTENQEKFINSMYNLFYTDIKTEEERFIDFKDCLETINCSKWTIITYFMNMLNPDRYLFLKPKISKKSAEILAFDINYNMTPNWNTYFKFLKFAEISKKNIDILNPRDYIDVECFMWIIVKNLKKSKENS, encoded by the coding sequence TTGAAATTTGTAAAACATATAAAAAAACAAGAATGGGGAATAGGTGAGATAGTAGAAACCAATGGTTATAAAATTACTATTGATTTTATTAATGCAGGTGTTAAACTCTTAAATAGTAAAATTGCCGTTCTAGAAGAAATCTTAGATGAAGGGGAAATAACTAAATATAAAGAAGATAGGCTTTTATGCACATTAAATAATAAGAGAACAAAGAAAATAAGTATTAAAGAAAACTTTCCAATAGAGGACTTAATACAGATTTTCTTATCTGTTTATCCAAAAGGTTTTTATGATCCAAATTATATTGAAAATGAAAGAAAATATAAAGAAAATCTGATAAATGAATTCAAAATAAACTTGTCAAAAGAAAAATTATTACAAAGTATAGAAAATAAAAATTATTCGGAGTTATCGGAAATTTCTAAAAAACTTATTTCTGCCAGTAAAAATATTCATAGTATTGAGAAAACTAATTTTAGAAAAGCAATAAGCAAAACTGAAAATCAAGAAAAATTTATAAACTCCATGTACAATCTCTTTTACACAGATATTAAAACAGAAGAAGAAAGATTTATAGATTTTAAAGATTGCTTAGAAACGATCAATTGTAGCAAGTGGACTATTATAACTTATTTTATGAATATGTTGAATCCAGACAGATATTTGTTCCTAAAACCTAAAATTTCAAAGAAATCAGCAGAGATACTTGCTTTTGATATCAATTATAATATGACTCCCAATTGGAATACTTATTTCAAATTTTTAAAATTTGCTGAAATTTCAAAAAAAAATATTGACATTTTAAATCCCAGAGACTATATTGATGTTGAATGCTTCATGTGGATTATTGTAAAAAATTTAAAAAAATCTAAAGAAAATTCTTAG